The DNA window CTGCTTTGTCGCATAAGGCTTGGGGGAATCCCCGGTTTTCTGTGTATGGCTTTCCTTTGTGCTGACCTTTGGGTTGAACGAAGACCCATTCATTTACCGCTGCTTGGCGGTGCTCTCTAAGCGTGTCGGTCAATTCCTTGGTCATAGGTATCCAATCGGATTCCAGTGAGCCGCCTTTTCGCTTCCTTGTCTTGAGGCGGATTCGTTCATTGGTGAAATCCACATCATCCCATTGGAGTCTGTAAATCTCACCGCGCCTGCCTGCTGTGTGTAGGAAGGTCATTAGCATTACCTTATCTTGGCCCTCGGCAATTCCGAGAACCTTTCTGAAGTCGTCCTCTGACGGCACGTAATGGCCTTTTTCGTCGGCAGGGAATTTGTCCACCAGCTCGAAAGGATTTGGCTTGGGCATGTCCAAATAGCGGATACCCCAATTCCAAGCGGCAACAAGGTTCTTCCGATCTCTGTTGACCGCGTTGCCAGTCCTTTTGTCGAACTCCTTTTGCAGGAACTCAAGGGCTAGGCGGGGTGACATTTTGTCTGCCTTTGCAGATGGTTTAATGAATTGAAAAAAGCGCCGGAAGGCCCCGCGCTTTTCACTGTATACCTTTGGTGAGAATCTTGTTGAGTAGTCCAGATATTTCTCAGCCCACTGTGCCAAAGATGGAATGGCGGTCAGGTCTCCCGCACTGTGCATTTCTGCTTCCCATGCTTTCGCATCCTTCTTGGTGTCGAATATCTTGCTCTTTCGGATTCCGTTTATCATTACGGTCCCGACCCAACGAGTCTTCCCGTTCTTTGTCTTTTTGAAGGGCATAAGCTTCCCTCACTGCTTCACATATAAGTTTGTCAAAGAACAGGACACGGCGGCCTATGCGCACTCCACCGTATCTGTGGGGATAACGTGTCACTGTGCTTTCTTCAACCTCGAAGATGGTAGCCACCGTCTTTGAGGATAGTTTGGTTCCTAGGTCGTTAATGTTCATCATGTTGCCTCCAATAGAAAAGACCGCCTCCCCTCACAGGAGAAGCGCTCCTTCTGCCTTCTTTGTCTTGTGGATTTTTTAGTTGTCGATAATTGTCGGCCCACTGTCTTCCAGTAGGTTGTCAGATTTCGCAGCAAGGCTAGCGAGGTCATTAGCCTGCTCATTCTGAGAGAGTTCAAGATGGTTATTTGCGCACAGCCATTCAATATTGTGTTGGGCTGCTAGCGGGATCATTTCTACCCATAAAGGGATATTTTTAACCTTTTTACCACTGGTATTTCTCCATTTGTTTGCTCTCCATTTGTTCAGCCAGCCTTTAGTAATACAGTCATAAACGTAATTAGAGACGTAGATAGTAATTGTAGAAGGATGCTTAAGGTTCGACAGGCCAGCAATCACAGCTCGTAGTTCCATTCGTTTATCATTTGTGTTTTTGTAGCCTTGTGAAAATTTGAAGGTTTGCCCGTTTTCGATGATGACTACACCGTAGCCGCCTCGGTTGTTAACGCTTTGGTTCCTTTTGCAGGCTCCATTAGCGAAAATGTATACTATTGACATGGTTGTCTCCTTGTTAGGTTAAATTGTTGTTGAGAGTACAAAACAAAGTCCCCTTGGTGTGGTTCACCAAGAGGACGGGGTATGGGGGGCATATATATCAAGCACACACTTGGATACCCAAGCGCGGATGCGTATCAAATATTTGCGTTAGTAGGGTGGAGTGTCGCCAGTAGGTACCACTATGGGTATCCCTCGCTTTTTGTGGGAATGTGAGATTTTACAATCTTTTTCTCAAATAGTGCGTAGTAAATCGTAACTATATGAAATTATGCGTTTTCCCACGTGTGATTATGTGTCCTTTGCCGCTCGTGGTACCCCTCGCTTTTTGTGTGAATCGTGAGTGGTTTATTTCTTCACATAGTCAGGGGTGAATTGAACTATCTGAATTATTGTATTCTTTTTAGAAGTCTGGCTACGCTTGTTGGGTGCCACTTTCCGCCTCTGGCGGTGCGGATACCTCGTGCTGTTAGTTCGGCTGCAATGCCACGCACAGATGTTGTCCCGCAGTTCTGTATGTCCTCAACGACATCTCTTAGGTCTTCCGCTCTATCTTGGGCATCACGTTTGATTTGCTCAACCGCCTCGGCGTTGCCATGATCTTTGATGTAGGCTGCCCCATGAGGGTTGCCCAATTTGACGCCTCTTGCTTTGGCAGCGGCAAGAGCGGCTTTTGTGCGTTGGGAAATCATCTTGCGCTCGTGCTGGGCCATTACTGCCATGATCTGAATTGTCATGTCGTTCGCTTCTGGCATGTCGGCACAAATGAACTGTACCCGGCTCTCTTGTAACTCTAATAGAAATCGCGCATTGCGGCTGAGTCGGTCCAATTTGGCAATGATGAGCGTGGCCCCGGTTACTTTACAGTGCTTGAGGGCTTTTTTTAGCTTCGGACGGTCATCACGTTTGCCGCTTTCGACCTCTACGTACTCCTCCAAAAGCTCGTAGTCCCCTCCGTTGAGGTAGTCCCTTACGGCAGCCTGTTGAGCCTCTAATCCGAGGCCGCTACGAGCCTGCTTTCCTGTACTCACCCTGAGATAAGAAATAAATCTGCCTGTCACGGCCTCGACCTCGTGTGTTTCAAATAGTCAAACCTTGGTTTGGCAATTTGTGACATAAGGGACCGACAAACGTCAAGGCGGGAAACAACCCGCTTGCGCACGGCTAATCAGCGAAGGCTTGTTCAGTTTCTTGGATGATTTTGGAGAGCGGGCAGTTTAGCCCTTCGGCGATCTTGAGGAGGTTTTTGATGGAGACATTCCGTTCCCCACGTTCAACAGCCCCATAGTAGGTCCTGTGCAGGTCGATAGTCGCAGCAAATCCCTCTTGGCTTGCCTTTAGGTCTTTCCGCTTGCTGCGAATAACGGCCCCAAGGATAACTGTGAAGCTATCTTTACCCATAGAAAATTTGCTACGGACTTGAACCTTATGAGTCTACAGACTATAAGTAGCAACACAGATTGGCCGTATACCACTTTTGGATGGAGGATGGGGCGGGCATGATAGGATTAGTGAATTTGATTGGATAGATATGGACGCACAGGTTTTTGGCGTGCTACCTGATGTCTAGCTTTAAATGTTGTTTGTAATCGTTGAGGTTAAATATGAAGATAATACGGACACTGTTTCCATTTTTTTTGTTTCTAGCGGCCACCTGTGGCGCCTATGCAGGATGTTTCGACTATACAGAGGGGTTTGCTGAAGAGGTCCCACTATACGAGATATGCGACCCAAGCGGGAAATGCGTACAGGCAAAGTTAGAGTCAGAGTGCTCAAGCCAATATCTGTCATTGCAGATTTTTGAAAATGGGGTGGCTTGGTATGCAACCCAAAACCCAGAGGAGTACAGGGTTGAGGGGCAGGATGGTGTCTTGTGTCGTGGAACTGACTGTGATGGGTGGAGCTTTACAGAGGTAGGCCGTGTGCCGTTTGTGTCGAGCGAGGGGGAGAAGTGATGTTCCTTTTTAAAAAGAAGAAAATGACACCTTCTGGGCCGCAGGAGGCGCAAGCTGCTAGCAATGCGAAGGTGCTTGCTGATTGTATTCGCTCCTTACAAATCATGCCCTATTCACGAGATCGTGAGTCTGCATTTTATGAAATTTATTCTGCTTTTCTTGGGTTGTACGCAGAATGCGACGAGTTTACTAAGAGGGTAAAACGATTGCCTTCCGACGCATACTTATCAAAAGTTCATGCGGACCAGTGTGCTGAAATAATAAGATTTTATTTAACAGTTGAAGAGGGGGTCCAGGCTCATGAGGAGTTATTAGCCGATGATATTCGAAGGTTTGTCTCCGCTTCGGGCGAGAAAGAGGAAAGCAAGGTTGGCATGCTGGTTCTAAGGTTCATGGCTGATGAGGTTAGGGAGCTTTGTTCCAGAATACTAACCGCAACAAACGAAGAATTGATAGGAGTGATAACCCCTATGGCCGGGGCATTGTCTCGTGAAGTGACAGATTTTTTGGGAACGCTGTCGCAAAGCCCTCATGGTAAAAATGTTGAAGCTGAATGTCCTGAAGAAATTGCTGACATTAGGGGGTTTGTGAGGGTGCTCAATGATCATGTGTCAGAGCGCTCTGCGATAATTAGAAAGGCAATTTCTGAAGATTGGAACAGGATTGCGGGGTAAAGCATGTATAGGTCAATAGCAGTATCATTTTTGTGTATCGGGTGTTGCCTGTTCTGGTCGGCTCCGAATGATTGTTGGTCAAAAGAGAAATCCCAACAACGGGTAGTTGTTAATGAATTTATTCCGTTTGATGCCGCTGCCAATGGGAAGACCTACGCACTTAATAAGGCGCAGGTAGAGGGATATCCTGCCACCCTTGACCTGTTTTATGACCAAGTGGGACTGGTCCTCGTTGTCGAGTTCGAGGATGGGGTTAGGGTCCGACTGCCCTATCATTTCGATATTGGGTATGATTTCGACGGCGAAGTTCATTGGGAAAGGCGAACTAATCAATACGCCATAAAGCAGTACGACCTTACAGGTGATGGGATCGATGAAATTTTGTTTGCTGTGGTTGTAGCTGATGGCGAGTCTATGTCCCAAGTTGAGGTTAATGTGCTTCGATATCATCCTCCATTGATGGAAGAGGATTTGTCGAGGCCAGAAAACTGGGAGTTGGCTTCAAGTTTAAAAGCGGATGGAGTTATGTCTCCCGTTGAAATCGTGCTTGACGGGGCTTCCGTTAGGATTCCAAAGACTCGCCGGGGATTTTATCATGAGTTGAGTTGGTGCCAGGGTAAATTTCACGACACTGGGGAGTTCTGATTTATCGCCCAATGGTGCTCAAGTACTTGTTGAAAACCCACCCAACTACAGCGCATTTACTATTTGGGTCTTCATATCTTATGAGCACCCACCTGTTTGCTTTGTCCTGGTAGGCCACTATCGCAAACGGTGGCAATTTTCCGATGACGCGGGATTTTTTATTGGGCCTTTGCCGAACATTCAGGGCAGTTCGCACGGTTACAATGCGCATTTTGTTGTGCTCTATTCCACATGAGCGGACATGGCTTTTGACAGCCTTGAGTTGGTTGTTGTGCTCCTCGTTTGTCGTCACTTGTTGTGCGCAACATGGAGGAAACAACATACTTACCAACTGGCTAAGAATCACCCCGAGAATAACAAATAATAGCTGCTTGATGTTGCCATTGAGTTTAGATTTTTGAGTGGCGTTAATTGCTTGTGCAATTTTTTCAGCGGCAGCATCAATTGACCCTTTAAGGTCTAATTGTGCTTCATTTTCAAGGGTTATGCCGTCCATTGTGTTTTCTAAAAATGAAGCGGCGGTGTGGACTTCATCAGCAGACGGCGGAGGTGTAATTGTATTACTTACCTCATTAGCAATTGCGAAGAATGTTTCATTAATCCTTTTCGATGATTGTGTTATCTCATTAAAAGTCTCTTGAGAAAGCTGCCATGCAGTTCCTATTTCGGCGGTTTTGGCAAGACGTTCTGATGCTGCAAAGGCTCCCACCTGATTGAGTTGGCTAACAGCTTTGAATACACTTTCATGTCGGAGAATATTTTCAATTGAAGAATGTATCTCCGCACTGAGTTGGGCGGCCTTCCCCACCGTATCGCACCATGCTGGAGGAGACATCGCGGCGGCAATTTTATTTTCTGCCCGAATTAATTTGGCGGTTGTCTCAGCATAAGCAAGGGTGTTGCCTAGAGCACCAGCAGTAGCGAGTTTTGCCGCTGCCCCTATTCGGAATGATTTATTAAATTCTTTTTCAAGGTTGCGTTGTGACCGGATCATTTCCCCAACTTGCCCCTCTATCATTCTTTGGGTGGCAGCAACAGTTTCGCCAACAGTTATAAATTTGTTGAGCTGGGTAATCCCCATCTTGTCTTGCAGCTTTTGTATATCCCCTATGATTGACGGGATAGAAAAGGGAATCATAGTCGTTTGCTCCATGTTTTGAATTTCGATATTCGGTGATCGTTTGCCTGATGTCAAACGGGTGCTTGTGCGAGGTCTCTCAGTCCAGGCTGCCCTAATAGATGTGCTGACTTCGTGCGGCCAATATGGTACCGGATGGCCGATCATCCCTGTGAGGCAAAGGAAGGGCACGGGGGTAACACGGTTTAAAAGTGAATATAATGCCGCCCAGGTTTTTGCGGCTCAAGAAAATCTTGGAGGGATGATGAACGTCGAACGCCTCGCACGTCTGATTGATTTGATCGTGGATGATTTTGAAGAAAACGAGATTGGCCCAAAACTGTCAAATTTGGCTGCCGCGTTGCAGACCAAGTTGACCACACCTAATCCTGATAACGACCAACGTTTCAAGACGCAGTTGGATACCCTACATCAGACCCTGGAAAGTAGTCGGTTGAACGAGCTTACCCCAAGTCAAGCTCTCGTCTTTGAGGAGATCGAGGCGGCAGACCGAGTGGGGCATGGCCTTGCTGTGCGTGTCATGGATATTCTCAACAGTAATGCGTTGACGGCGAATCTTGCTCAGCAGCAGCTTGCTGAACTGGCCAATGAGATCACCGGGTTTGCCAATGAATTGAGTACACTTTTGAACGGGTTGGAGAAAATCAACGTTGAGCCAGACTACCTGGAAGAGGGCGAGGCCGAGGTCTCCATTGTATTCCCGATAGATAGCTCCGAGACCAGTTTGGAGTATCTGAGGAAGGAGGTGGATGACCTTAATAAAATTTTCAAAGTGTTGACCGAGGTAGTGGACGGGGATACCGCAAGCACCAAGCTCCGCACCATTGGCTCTTCTTCTCTCCTGGTCACAGTGGGAGCTTCCCTCGGTGTGGCCTTGGTCGCTGCAAAGGTCATTAATCAACTCATCGTGATGTACAAGAACGTCATGGACATCAGAATCAAGCAGGAAGAGCTTGAGATCATCAAGGGAAAAAAGAAGCAGCAGATTGATAAGCTTCTTGAAGAGTCACAGGTGGACATCCTCAACGATGGCATTAAGGCTTTGGTCAAGGAGTTGATAGCTCTTTACAAAGGCGACAAGGGGCGCAAGGAGGAGCTTGCGGGTTTCCTGGACAGGTACCTGAGGAAGCTTGCCCGGAAATTCGATGATGGGTTTAGTTTCGAGGTGGACAGTGAGGAGCCGGATGAGCCGGAAGCCGATGAAAATGGCAACGTGGACGGAGAGGAGTTGAGGGGCTACGAGATCGCCATGGCCCAGCAGCGTGAGATTCAGAGTGCGAACGAAGCGATGAAAAGTTTACAGCGTCACGAAGGTCCAATTCTCGCGCTT is part of the Pseudodesulfovibrio senegalensis genome and encodes:
- a CDS encoding tyrosine-type recombinase/integrase, encoding MPFKKTKNGKTRWVGTVMINGIRKSKIFDTKKDAKAWEAEMHSAGDLTAIPSLAQWAEKYLDYSTRFSPKVYSEKRGAFRRFFQFIKPSAKADKMSPRLALEFLQKEFDKRTGNAVNRDRKNLVAAWNWGIRYLDMPKPNPFELVDKFPADEKGHYVPSEDDFRKVLGIAEGQDKVMLMTFLHTAGRRGEIYRLQWDDVDFTNERIRLKTRKRKGGSLESDWIPMTKELTDTLREHRQAAVNEWVFVQPKGQHKGKPYTENRGFPQALCDKAEVKRFGCHGIRGLTASILAKHNVPMVAIRDTLRHKNLRITERYVRGLDSVRDHLKVLEVKTA
- a CDS encoding ribonuclease H family protein, whose protein sequence is MSIVYIFANGACKRNQSVNNRGGYGVVIIENGQTFKFSQGYKNTNDKRMELRAVIAGLSNLKHPSTITIYVSNYVYDCITKGWLNKWRANKWRNTSGKKVKNIPLWVEMIPLAAQHNIEWLCANNHLELSQNEQANDLASLAAKSDNLLEDSGPTIIDN
- a CDS encoding recombinase family protein, whose translation is MTGRFISYLRVSTGKQARSGLGLEAQQAAVRDYLNGGDYELLEEYVEVESGKRDDRPKLKKALKHCKVTGATLIIAKLDRLSRNARFLLELQESRVQFICADMPEANDMTIQIMAVMAQHERKMISQRTKAALAAAKARGVKLGNPHGAAYIKDHGNAEAVEQIKRDAQDRAEDLRDVVEDIQNCGTTSVRGIAAELTARGIRTARGGKWHPTSVARLLKRIQ
- a CDS encoding helix-turn-helix domain-containing protein; translation: MGKDSFTVILGAVIRSKRKDLKASQEGFAATIDLHRTYYGAVERGERNVSIKNLLKIAEGLNCPLSKIIQETEQAFAD
- a CDS encoding SH3 domain-containing protein, with product MEQTTMIPFSIPSIIGDIQKLQDKMGITQLNKFITVGETVAATQRMIEGQVGEMIRSQRNLEKEFNKSFRIGAAAKLATAGALGNTLAYAETTAKLIRAENKIAAAMSPPAWCDTVGKAAQLSAEIHSSIENILRHESVFKAVSQLNQVGAFAASERLAKTAEIGTAWQLSQETFNEITQSSKRINETFFAIANEVSNTITPPPSADEVHTAASFLENTMDGITLENEAQLDLKGSIDAAAEKIAQAINATQKSKLNGNIKQLLFVILGVILSQLVSMLFPPCCAQQVTTNEEHNNQLKAVKSHVRSCGIEHNKMRIVTVRTALNVRQRPNKKSRVIGKLPPFAIVAYQDKANRWVLIRYEDPNSKCAVVGWVFNKYLSTIGR